In Vibrio alginolyticus NBRC 15630 = ATCC 17749, one genomic interval encodes:
- a CDS encoding acyl-CoA thioesterase codes for MSSGQRDITLRFLAEPSDVNFGGKVHGGAVMKWIDLAAYACSAAWSGKYCITAYAGGIRFVAPIHVGNLVEVSAKVIYTGRSSMHIAIDVQASDPKQMKNRLTTHCIVIMVAVDENGKPTDVPKWIPESDEDKALEQSAIRLMNMRKEIGEEMEAHVKYLK; via the coding sequence ATGAGCAGTGGTCAAAGAGACATTACCCTTCGCTTTTTAGCAGAACCCAGCGACGTAAATTTTGGCGGAAAAGTGCACGGCGGCGCCGTAATGAAATGGATCGACTTGGCAGCGTACGCCTGTTCTGCAGCGTGGAGTGGTAAATATTGCATTACCGCATATGCTGGCGGCATTCGGTTTGTTGCTCCGATTCATGTCGGCAACTTAGTCGAAGTTAGCGCGAAAGTCATTTATACCGGACGAAGCTCAATGCACATTGCGATTGACGTGCAAGCTAGTGATCCAAAGCAAATGAAAAACAGACTCACCACTCACTGTATCGTTATCATGGTTGCTGTAGATGAAAACGGAAAACCAACCGATGTACCGAAATGGATTCCAGAGTCAGATGAAGACAAAGCCTTAGAGCAATCCGCTATCCGTCTTATGAACATGCGTAAAGAGATTGGGGAAGAAATGGAAGCACACGTTAAATACCTCAAGTAA